The Methanocella arvoryzae MRE50 genome includes a region encoding these proteins:
- a CDS encoding DUF1622 domain-containing protein yields MIELNNYIISLAGWIELVANLISVIIIGTGIIVAVYKVLQVIRRPDLLHFNQARLAFSRYLVLGIEFQLAADIIKTAANPSWNDLGILAVVAAIRTFLNFFLQREMRDEEVAVEKASKHSPYE; encoded by the coding sequence ATGATTGAGCTTAATAATTACATAATCAGCCTTGCCGGCTGGATCGAGCTGGTAGCTAATCTCATCAGCGTTATCATCATAGGGACTGGCATCATCGTGGCAGTCTACAAGGTGCTACAGGTGATCCGCCGGCCGGACCTGCTACACTTCAACCAGGCGCGCCTGGCCTTTTCCCGGTATCTGGTCTTAGGCATCGAGTTTCAGCTGGCCGCAGATATCATCAAAACCGCCGCCAATCCCAGCTGGAACGATCTAGGTATCCTGGCCGTAGTAGCCGCAATCAGGACGTTCCTGAACTTCTTCCTGCAGCGGGAGATGAGGGATGAAGAAGTGGCGGTGGAAAAAGCCAGTAAGCACTCGCCATATGAATAA
- a CDS encoding replication factor C large subunit — translation MTADNDTRDWTEKYRPVSLADIVGNDAAVKALRQWAETFGTGKKAVILYGGPGVGKTSAALALAHDMGWDYIELNASDVRTKDAINRIAGPAAMAGTFEGTGGRRLVILDEADNLHGNYDRGGEAAIINVIRNASQPVILIANDMYAMSKPLRESALQIQFRAILSTSVAKVLRKVCANEGLKCDPEALMKIAERTNDLRSAINDLQAAAQGSGQVTVADVSTGDRDVPETIFKVMGMIFRGKNMREALNATYGLDENPEDLIGWVDENLPREYQDDDLERGFEALSRADVYLGRTRRRQDYGMWRYAGFMMVCGVNRARRRHYGGFSRYSPPTYWQKLGRAKSTRVTRDSIAAKVGKACHCSKAEARSTYLPLLRFLFDKDEYAIRLSAQLKLEEDEIAFLLDAKKASKKVGEIYKKSRALIEEEIEEEIDLFARFGKRPGKPEAGEPRESLFMAGEEEEKPSREKSAKLDAFGEIEKPKRKRRKAPDGGAPIEDGPEEPGEAPMAAAMPAATESFGPAGAPAPQESPLPEPEKPPAAEDKCSKKQRTLFDF, via the coding sequence ATGACTGCGGACAACGACACCCGGGACTGGACTGAGAAATACCGGCCGGTCAGCCTCGCCGATATCGTCGGCAACGATGCTGCCGTAAAAGCCCTCAGGCAGTGGGCGGAGACCTTCGGCACCGGCAAGAAAGCGGTCATCCTCTACGGCGGCCCGGGCGTGGGTAAGACTTCCGCAGCGCTGGCGCTCGCCCACGATATGGGCTGGGACTATATCGAGCTAAACGCCTCTGACGTCCGCACGAAGGACGCGATCAACCGGATCGCCGGTCCCGCGGCTATGGCGGGCACATTCGAAGGCACCGGAGGACGGCGTTTAGTCATCCTGGACGAGGCGGACAACCTGCACGGCAACTACGACCGGGGCGGAGAGGCGGCCATCATCAACGTCATCAGGAACGCCAGCCAGCCTGTCATCCTCATCGCCAACGACATGTACGCTATGTCTAAGCCCCTTCGGGAGTCGGCACTACAGATCCAGTTCCGGGCCATTTTGAGCACTTCCGTTGCCAAAGTCCTGAGGAAGGTCTGCGCTAATGAAGGCCTGAAATGCGATCCTGAGGCCCTGATGAAGATCGCCGAGCGGACGAACGATCTTCGATCTGCCATCAACGACCTGCAGGCAGCCGCCCAGGGCAGCGGCCAGGTCACGGTCGCGGACGTCTCGACCGGAGACCGGGACGTACCTGAGACCATCTTCAAAGTCATGGGCATGATCTTCCGGGGCAAGAACATGCGGGAGGCGCTGAACGCCACATACGGGCTGGACGAGAATCCCGAGGACCTGATCGGCTGGGTAGACGAGAACCTGCCTCGGGAGTACCAGGACGACGATCTGGAGCGAGGCTTCGAAGCGCTCTCCCGGGCCGACGTGTACCTGGGCCGGACGAGAAGGCGGCAAGACTATGGCATGTGGCGGTACGCCGGGTTCATGATGGTCTGCGGCGTCAACCGGGCCCGGCGCCGGCACTACGGCGGCTTTTCCCGGTACAGCCCCCCGACCTACTGGCAAAAGCTGGGCAGGGCGAAATCCACTCGCGTCACCAGGGACTCGATCGCCGCGAAGGTCGGCAAGGCCTGCCACTGCTCGAAAGCCGAGGCCCGCTCTACCTACCTGCCACTCCTTCGTTTCCTCTTTGATAAGGACGAGTATGCCATCAGGCTCTCGGCTCAGCTAAAGCTGGAGGAAGACGAGATCGCCTTCCTGCTCGATGCGAAGAAGGCGTCGAAAAAAGTGGGCGAGATATACAAGAAATCCAGGGCTCTGATCGAAGAGGAGATCGAGGAAGAGATCGATCTGTTCGCCCGCTTCGGCAAACGCCCTGGCAAGCCAGAGGCGGGAGAGCCGCGGGAATCCCTGTTCATGGCCGGGGAGGAAGAGGAAAAACCCTCCCGTGAGAAGTCTGCGAAGCTCGATGCCTTCGGGGAGATCGAAAAGCCGAAGAGGAAGCGCCGCAAAGCCCCTGACGGAGGAGCGCCGATCGAGGACGGGCCGGAAGAACCCGGGGAAGCGCCGATGGCAGCGGCGATGCCGGCTGCCACCGAATCTTTCGGGCCCGCCGGTGCTCCTGCACCACAGGAATCTCCTCTGCCAGAGCCGGAGAAGCCGCCTGCAGCCGAGGATAAATGCAGTAAAAAACAGCGTACGCTGTTCGACTTTTAA
- a CDS encoding methanogenesis marker 2 protein, producing MKLESLAESLRDYLGATRKHSIKNIVNMFDEKGTNPSFGEDAAIIEAGEEALLLAADGIWDRLMRADPEWSGYCAILVNVHDIAAMGGRALGMVDIFSSSSPELSEKVLKGMKAGVEKLGVPIVGGHIHPDTPYTAVDVAILGRVKKDSIIYSSTAKEGDDIVLGIDLDGRVHPSCDMNWDSTFLKEAAIVRHQMESMVELGERHLLTAGKDVSNPGILGTLGMILEVSGAGAEVELDSIPKPASLDWDRWLKMYPGMGFIVTCRPENTARVIEVFNNHKLNASRIGKIVPGSHLDIVRGGERATVFDFTKHNITGLRPVKGCNQ from the coding sequence ATGAAACTGGAGTCACTGGCAGAATCGCTGCGGGACTATCTCGGCGCCACCCGTAAGCATTCTATTAAAAACATTGTCAACATGTTCGACGAGAAGGGCACCAACCCTTCCTTCGGGGAGGACGCCGCCATCATCGAAGCCGGCGAGGAGGCGCTGCTGCTCGCTGCCGATGGCATCTGGGACAGGCTGATGAGGGCTGACCCGGAATGGTCCGGCTACTGCGCGATCCTGGTCAACGTCCACGACATCGCAGCCATGGGCGGCCGGGCGCTGGGTATGGTCGATATTTTCTCCTCCAGCTCCCCGGAGCTTTCTGAAAAAGTCCTCAAAGGCATGAAGGCCGGCGTGGAGAAGCTGGGCGTCCCCATCGTGGGGGGACACATACACCCTGATACACCTTACACGGCTGTCGACGTGGCCATTCTGGGCCGGGTCAAAAAGGACAGCATCATCTATAGCAGCACCGCGAAGGAAGGCGACGACATAGTGCTCGGCATAGACCTCGACGGCCGGGTGCACCCGTCCTGCGACATGAACTGGGACTCGACCTTCCTGAAGGAAGCGGCAATCGTCAGGCACCAGATGGAATCGATGGTAGAGCTGGGGGAACGCCACCTGCTCACGGCGGGCAAGGACGTCAGCAACCCCGGCATCCTCGGAACGCTTGGCATGATCCTCGAAGTCTCCGGAGCCGGCGCAGAGGTAGAGCTCGACAGCATACCTAAGCCGGCCTCGCTTGACTGGGACCGGTGGCTGAAAATGTACCCCGGCATGGGATTCATCGTGACCTGCAGGCCGGAGAACACTGCCAGAGTAATCGAAGTCTTCAACAACCACAAACTTAATGCTTCTCGTATTGGTAAGATAGTGCCGGGCAGCCACCTCGACATAGTCAGGGGCGGCGAGCGAGCCACGGTTTTCGACTTCACGAAGCACAATATCACCGGGCTCCGGCCTGTCAAAGGGTGCAACCAGTAA
- a CDS encoding isocitrate/isopropylmalate dehydrogenase family protein produces the protein MSKKVAVLNGDGVGPELMAAAMKVMKATGANVEFIECPGGAEWWQANGGNTLIPEQSWKSMDEADAIFKGPTTTPGGIGSPKSVAVSIRQRYDLYANVRPIKSYKGTPSPLGEVDFVCVREGTEGLYVGEEIQITDDVVIAIRKITRPACMRIAKYAFEEAQRRGWKAVVAIHKSNILKKTDGTFLQECEKVKHDFPGIELEEYHIDNVAQQLIKNPLIFNQKVLLSTNLFMDVLSEECSALVGSIGLIYSANIGDKKAMFEPAHGSAPKYRGMDKTNPVATILAGAWMLDYLGEKQAAQKIFKATEKVIAEGKTITYDLGGSAKTSEMADEIIKNL, from the coding sequence ATGTCCAAGAAAGTAGCAGTCCTCAACGGCGACGGCGTAGGCCCCGAGCTCATGGCAGCGGCCATGAAGGTCATGAAGGCCACCGGCGCTAACGTAGAGTTTATCGAATGCCCGGGCGGAGCCGAGTGGTGGCAGGCCAACGGCGGCAACACGCTCATCCCCGAGCAGTCCTGGAAGAGCATGGACGAGGCCGACGCCATTTTCAAAGGCCCGACCACGACCCCGGGCGGCATAGGCTCGCCCAAGAGCGTGGCCGTCTCCATCAGGCAGCGGTACGATCTGTACGCCAACGTCAGGCCGATCAAGTCCTACAAGGGAACCCCGTCCCCGCTGGGCGAAGTTGACTTCGTCTGCGTGAGGGAGGGCACCGAAGGCCTGTACGTCGGGGAAGAGATCCAGATCACCGACGACGTCGTCATCGCCATCAGGAAGATCACCAGGCCCGCCTGCATGCGCATCGCGAAGTACGCCTTCGAGGAAGCGCAGCGCAGGGGCTGGAAGGCTGTTGTAGCAATCCACAAGAGCAACATCCTCAAGAAGACCGACGGCACGTTCCTGCAGGAGTGCGAGAAGGTCAAGCACGACTTCCCGGGCATAGAGCTGGAAGAATACCATATCGACAACGTGGCCCAGCAGCTCATCAAGAATCCCTTAATATTCAACCAGAAGGTGCTGCTCTCGACCAACCTGTTCATGGACGTGCTGAGCGAAGAGTGCTCTGCGCTGGTCGGCAGCATCGGGTTAATCTATTCGGCCAACATCGGCGATAAGAAGGCCATGTTCGAGCCCGCCCACGGCAGCGCCCCGAAGTACAGGGGCATGGACAAGACCAACCCGGTCGCAACCATTCTGGCGGGCGCCTGGATGCTCGACTACCTCGGCGAGAAGCAGGCAGCCCAGAAGATATTCAAGGCCACCGAAAAGGTCATCGCCGAAGGCAAGACCATTACATACGACCTTGGCGGCAGCGCGAAGACCAGCGAGATGGCTGACGAGATAATCAAGAACTTATAA
- a CDS encoding alpha/beta hydrolase, translating into MEVQRKIIRGDGFHIPAILMMPYSSGAAVVIVHGYGGCKEEQLGLAWRIAEMGIATCTIDLRGHGEHSLMLTDRVIEDVETAVQFCRAYGKVAVVGHSLGGRLALLSSADLAIAISPALCKTYTQQTHDGMKKRSFRARAASPETIFEICEALPLWEQSDRPAAIIYGSRDIPEIVKACEEQNTKGVPVTCIENAAHNDTYLLEATFEEIGKHLAAIVSDY; encoded by the coding sequence ATGGAAGTCCAGCGAAAGATCATCCGCGGGGACGGGTTCCATATCCCGGCCATTCTTATGATGCCGTACAGCTCAGGAGCGGCAGTCGTGATCGTCCACGGCTACGGCGGCTGTAAAGAGGAACAGCTCGGGCTTGCGTGGAGGATAGCGGAGATGGGTATCGCCACGTGTACGATCGATCTCCGCGGCCACGGCGAGCACTCGCTGATGCTGACTGACCGGGTGATCGAGGATGTGGAGACCGCCGTCCAGTTCTGCAGGGCTTACGGCAAGGTTGCCGTAGTCGGCCACTCCCTCGGAGGCAGGCTCGCCCTCCTGAGCAGCGCAGACCTGGCAATCGCCATATCGCCGGCACTTTGTAAGACCTATACCCAGCAGACACACGACGGCATGAAAAAGCGCAGCTTCCGGGCTCGGGCAGCTTCTCCGGAGACAATCTTCGAGATATGCGAGGCCCTGCCCTTGTGGGAGCAAAGCGACCGGCCGGCGGCTATCATCTACGGTTCCAGGGACATACCAGAGATAGTCAAAGCCTGTGAGGAGCAGAATACAAAAGGCGTGCCCGTGACATGCATTGAGAACGCAGCCCACAACGACACTTACCTGCTTGAGGCCACGTTCGAAGAGATCGGCAAACACCTGGCCGCAATTGTATCCGATTACTAG
- a CDS encoding MBL fold metallo-hydrolase — MARHHTLNLPGSARATDEPGSIFFVGTATTIIRNNGFTILTDPNFVHAGDHVHLGYGLTAERLTNPAVEIERLPEIDFCLLSHMHGDHWDDVATEKLRKDIPVVTTPEAASVLKDKGFTNTRPLDTWDQITVNKGGVWARITSLPGKHGPPVLDIALPEVMGSMLEWGKGNAVSGPRIYISGDTLVFDDLKEIPKRYHDIDLALFHLGGTRIMGILVTMDAEQGIEAIRIIKPGHSIPIHYNDYDVFKSPLEDFQKAVKEAGLESRVTYLKHGDTFTFDRLPRKEVPLSR; from the coding sequence ATGGCCAGACATCACACGCTGAATTTACCTGGAAGCGCCAGGGCCACGGACGAGCCGGGCTCGATCTTTTTCGTGGGGACAGCGACCACGATCATCAGAAATAACGGCTTCACCATTCTTACCGACCCGAACTTCGTCCACGCAGGTGATCACGTGCACCTCGGGTACGGGCTGACGGCAGAGAGACTGACGAATCCGGCGGTCGAGATCGAGCGGCTGCCCGAGATCGACTTCTGCCTTTTGTCACACATGCACGGCGATCACTGGGATGACGTGGCCACTGAAAAGCTGCGCAAAGACATACCGGTCGTCACCACCCCGGAAGCGGCGAGCGTGCTCAAGGATAAGGGCTTCACCAACACGCGGCCGCTCGATACGTGGGACCAGATCACCGTCAATAAAGGAGGAGTGTGGGCGCGCATCACCTCCCTGCCGGGCAAGCATGGCCCTCCAGTCCTGGACATCGCGCTGCCCGAAGTGATGGGCAGCATGCTGGAATGGGGCAAAGGCAACGCTGTCTCAGGCCCCAGGATATACATTTCGGGAGATACGCTGGTGTTCGACGACCTGAAGGAGATACCGAAGCGGTACCACGATATCGACCTGGCGCTGTTTCACCTCGGCGGCACCCGGATCATGGGCATTCTCGTGACCATGGACGCGGAGCAGGGCATCGAAGCGATCCGGATCATCAAGCCCGGGCACTCCATACCCATCCACTACAACGACTATGACGTGTTTAAGTCGCCGCTGGAGGATTTCCAGAAAGCGGTGAAAGAAGCCGGGCTGGAATCAAGGGTCACATACCTGAAGCACGGGGACACGTTTACCTTTGACAGGCTTCCCCGGAAGGAAGTGCCGCTGAGCCGGTGA
- a CDS encoding LeuA family protein — MMRTYEDMPKIRLPHSAEIKISDTTIRDGCQMPGVVMKKSHKLQIFEYLHEMGVEKLETFVYNDRDKDACKSMMDYGYEFPEVTGWARANPADIDEVLKVDGIRETGILMSVSDSHIFDKMGLKSYAEAEQKYLKALQYAIDHGLKTRCHIEDTSRANYEFVYPFVQKLIEIDPDTIIRICDTLGYGIPFPGYEEPYGIPTVVKNLKEMGVKHIEMHVHDDFGLGIGNTLAGLWYGADWASLTFLGIGERAGNTELEKIMAFLITRVEGFEKYNLQKATEFAEYMEQEIGLRVPRNKAIVGKNIFSHESGIHTAGIIKNPFTYEPFPPELVGGKRNLMIGDTSGTDVIRLKVEEALSELLGIKAQVNKHDPRIKCIHKDIQKMYDAEDRRSSVSDEELHDFVRKYFVFQVDGEDEREEHEAPAPVTRKKAVTAPRIPAELMPAVSPASINLGQGPKFKVSKKTSGKKK; from the coding sequence ATGATGAGAACGTACGAAGACATGCCCAAAATACGGCTCCCCCACTCGGCGGAAATCAAGATCAGCGACACGACCATTCGTGATGGCTGTCAGATGCCCGGCGTAGTGATGAAGAAGTCCCACAAGCTCCAGATTTTCGAGTACCTCCACGAGATGGGGGTGGAAAAGCTCGAGACGTTCGTCTATAACGACCGTGACAAGGACGCCTGTAAGAGTATGATGGACTACGGCTACGAGTTCCCGGAGGTCACCGGCTGGGCCAGGGCAAACCCGGCAGACATCGACGAGGTGCTCAAGGTCGACGGCATCAGGGAAACCGGCATTCTGATGTCGGTGTCCGACTCCCACATCTTCGACAAGATGGGCCTGAAGAGCTACGCTGAGGCGGAACAGAAATACCTCAAGGCGCTCCAGTACGCGATCGATCACGGGCTCAAGACCCGGTGCCACATAGAGGACACCTCCCGGGCTAACTACGAATTCGTATATCCCTTCGTCCAGAAGCTCATCGAAATAGACCCCGACACCATCATCAGGATCTGCGACACCCTGGGCTACGGCATCCCCTTCCCCGGGTATGAGGAGCCCTACGGCATCCCCACAGTGGTCAAGAATCTGAAAGAGATGGGCGTGAAACACATCGAGATGCACGTCCACGACGATTTCGGCCTCGGCATCGGGAACACGCTGGCCGGCCTGTGGTACGGCGCGGACTGGGCCAGCCTGACCTTCCTCGGCATTGGCGAGCGTGCCGGCAACACTGAACTGGAAAAGATCATGGCCTTCCTGATCACCAGGGTCGAGGGCTTCGAGAAGTACAACCTACAGAAGGCGACAGAGTTCGCGGAGTACATGGAACAGGAGATCGGCCTGCGCGTCCCGAGGAACAAAGCCATCGTGGGCAAGAACATCTTCTCCCACGAGTCCGGCATCCACACCGCCGGCATCATCAAGAATCCCTTCACCTACGAGCCCTTCCCGCCCGAGCTTGTCGGCGGCAAGAGGAACCTCATGATCGGCGACACCTCCGGCACAGATGTCATCCGCCTCAAGGTCGAGGAAGCCCTGTCAGAACTGCTCGGCATCAAAGCCCAGGTAAACAAGCACGACCCCCGCATCAAGTGCATCCACAAGGACATCCAGAAGATGTACGATGCCGAGGACAGGCGTTCCTCCGTATCGGACGAGGAACTGCACGACTTCGTGCGCAAGTACTTCGTATTCCAGGTGGACGGCGAAGACGAGCGCGAGGAGCATGAAGCCCCGGCCCCGGTAACCCGGAAGAAAGCGGTCACCGCTCCCCGGATTCCGGCCGAGCTGATGCCTGCCGTGAGCCCCGCTTCGATCAACCTCGGGCAGGGCCCCAAATTCAAGGTCTCGAAGAAGACGTCCGGGAAGAAGAAGTAA
- a CDS encoding YwbE family protein: MADGKIRKDVKIGATVDIVLKQDQPTGKLTRGIVAAILTNSPTHPHGIKVRLRDGRVGRIKVIVDQAS, encoded by the coding sequence ATGGCCGACGGGAAGATCAGAAAAGACGTAAAAATCGGCGCTACCGTGGACATCGTGCTCAAGCAGGACCAGCCAACCGGCAAGCTGACACGGGGCATCGTTGCGGCGATCCTCACTAATTCCCCTACCCATCCTCACGGGATCAAGGTCCGGCTGAGAGATGGGAGAGTGGGCAGAATAAAGGTGATAGTAGATCAAGCGTCGTAA
- a CDS encoding TrmB family transcriptional regulator — protein MVLDEKVLTTLQRMGMTYYGAKAYAVLVASGPSSPSAIAREAEVPRSKIYETLKRLEESGWVRVERSRPLTYKPVYPKEAIEERRKALNAEIEYASAELSSVYDRQVDQEAPNVKLIRGMDNIVPRIEDMISRARHDVCMLGALYTRDEIARVKKYLASARKRGVNVRIITRPTIATGEGGIATVEAFSMAGSDIRLFRTPFIKFVVIDGREIMIMFSRVEDDVPDARNAVAIWTPNPDISSYMLSNFNMMWDAADAPGK, from the coding sequence ATGGTGCTCGACGAAAAAGTGCTGACAACTCTGCAGCGTATGGGCATGACCTATTACGGCGCTAAGGCCTATGCGGTCCTCGTGGCCAGCGGGCCCTCATCTCCCTCCGCCATCGCGAGAGAGGCGGAGGTGCCCCGGTCCAAGATTTATGAGACGCTGAAGCGCCTGGAAGAAAGCGGCTGGGTCCGGGTAGAGAGGAGCAGGCCGCTCACTTACAAGCCTGTATACCCAAAGGAAGCCATCGAAGAGCGCCGCAAGGCGCTTAATGCGGAGATCGAGTACGCGTCTGCCGAACTGTCCTCAGTATACGACCGGCAGGTCGATCAGGAGGCGCCTAACGTAAAGCTCATCAGGGGCATGGATAACATCGTGCCCCGGATAGAGGACATGATATCGAGGGCAAGGCACGATGTCTGCATGCTAGGGGCCCTGTACACCAGGGACGAGATCGCCAGAGTGAAAAAGTACCTGGCGAGCGCGAGGAAGCGAGGAGTGAACGTCCGCATCATCACCCGGCCGACGATCGCCACGGGTGAGGGCGGCATCGCCACTGTCGAGGCGTTTTCGATGGCGGGCAGCGATATCCGGCTCTTCAGGACGCCGTTCATCAAGTTCGTAGTGATAGATGGCCGCGAGATAATGATCATGTTCTCCCGGGTGGAAGACGACGTGCCTGACGCCCGGAATGCCGTGGCTATCTGGACGCCCAACCCGGACATATCCTCTTACATGCTGAGCAACTTCAACATGATGTGGGATGCAGCTGACGCCCCCGGAAAGTAG
- a CDS encoding cation transporter: MEEKKVIMQLENLSCPDCAMKIAMVLRNSKGVSNAEVLYTSSKVKVVYDPEVTKVENIVKLIESIGYGVKDIKQ, translated from the coding sequence ATGGAAGAGAAGAAAGTGATCATGCAGCTCGAAAACCTGAGCTGCCCGGACTGCGCGATGAAGATCGCCATGGTGCTCAGGAACAGCAAGGGCGTCTCGAACGCCGAGGTTCTGTACACTTCCAGCAAGGTGAAGGTCGTCTACGACCCAGAGGTCACGAAAGTCGAAAACATCGTTAAGCTGATCGAGAGCATCGGCTACGGCGTGAAGGACATCAAGCAGTAG
- a CDS encoding heavy metal translocating P-type ATPase translates to MTLADLRKFYRKNGKLIVTVISGALLVAAFAAGKLQYEQLSSALWILAAVIGGFGIAKSAVIQLRYKVLGIQALVTIASIGAILIGEYWEAAVVIFLFTFGGYLEALTLDRTRNALRSLMSLAPTTASVRRDGKIVTVDPQEVRPGEIVIVRPGEKLPVDGIVLKGEAQVNQASITGESVPVSKGPGEQVFSGTVNEVGFIEIETRRSGEDTTLARIISLVEEAQEQRAPTQQLIERFAKYYTPAIIVLAIGVFLLTRDPLVALTLLVISCPGALVISTPIAVVTGIGNAAGRGVLIKGGAHLERAGRINIVAMDKTGTLTKGELEVVNVRAFKGTADEAVFKAAVAEKMSEHHLGRAVLKKVPQGVALPDPEDFKVLPGRGVIARHGGRSLTVGNRRLLAETGFSLTAVAEAYVQGEEERGSTAVFLIEEGELLAVISLADTVREEAKDLISRLKQAGVKKVVMLTGDNERTARAIAGRLGIDEYRAELLPENKVEAIKELKKHGVVAMVGDGINDAPAMAAADIGIAMGAAGTDVAIETADIALMSDRLDRIAYTIGLSRKTLGIIMQNTAFSLLVVLLLVAGVLLKVVVLASGMFIHEASIFIVILNGMRLIRYGGGLSWRTDTRKDKEKGKGGTERPVQPGPA, encoded by the coding sequence ATGACCCTGGCTGACCTGAGAAAATTTTACCGGAAGAACGGCAAGCTGATCGTGACAGTGATCTCCGGCGCATTACTCGTAGCCGCGTTTGCCGCCGGTAAGCTGCAGTACGAGCAGTTAAGCAGCGCCCTGTGGATACTGGCCGCCGTCATCGGCGGCTTCGGCATCGCTAAGAGCGCTGTCATCCAGCTTCGATATAAGGTACTGGGTATCCAGGCGCTGGTGACCATCGCCTCCATCGGGGCGATCCTCATCGGCGAGTACTGGGAAGCGGCCGTGGTCATTTTCCTGTTCACCTTCGGAGGCTATCTGGAGGCGCTGACGCTGGACCGGACCAGGAACGCGCTCCGGTCGCTCATGAGCCTGGCTCCCACCACAGCGTCGGTGAGAAGAGACGGGAAAATTGTAACCGTGGATCCGCAGGAGGTCAGGCCAGGGGAGATCGTCATTGTCAGGCCAGGGGAAAAGCTGCCGGTAGACGGCATCGTCCTGAAAGGCGAAGCCCAGGTCAACCAGGCGTCGATCACAGGCGAGTCAGTACCGGTGAGCAAAGGCCCCGGGGAGCAGGTCTTCAGCGGTACGGTCAACGAGGTCGGCTTCATCGAGATCGAGACGAGGCGCAGCGGGGAAGACACCACGCTGGCCAGAATCATATCGCTGGTTGAGGAAGCGCAGGAACAGCGGGCCCCGACCCAGCAGCTGATCGAGCGGTTCGCGAAGTACTATACTCCGGCGATCATCGTGCTGGCCATAGGCGTATTCCTCCTGACGAGAGATCCGCTGGTAGCGCTGACGCTGCTGGTCATCTCCTGCCCGGGAGCCCTGGTCATCTCGACGCCTATCGCCGTGGTTACCGGCATCGGGAACGCTGCCGGACGGGGAGTGCTCATCAAAGGCGGCGCTCACCTGGAGCGGGCCGGCCGTATCAACATAGTGGCCATGGACAAGACAGGCACGCTGACGAAGGGCGAGCTGGAAGTGGTGAACGTCCGGGCATTCAAGGGGACGGCAGACGAGGCAGTGTTTAAGGCGGCGGTGGCGGAGAAGATGTCCGAACACCACCTGGGCCGGGCAGTGCTAAAGAAAGTGCCGCAGGGAGTGGCCCTGCCGGATCCTGAGGACTTCAAGGTGTTGCCTGGCAGGGGAGTGATCGCCAGGCACGGAGGCCGAAGCCTCACGGTGGGCAACCGGCGGCTGCTGGCCGAAACTGGCTTCAGCCTGACGGCAGTCGCCGAAGCGTACGTGCAGGGGGAGGAAGAGCGAGGAAGCACCGCGGTATTCCTGATCGAGGAAGGAGAGCTGCTCGCAGTGATCTCTCTGGCAGACACGGTAAGAGAGGAAGCAAAGGACCTGATCTCCAGGCTCAAGCAGGCGGGCGTGAAGAAGGTAGTCATGCTGACGGGCGACAACGAGCGCACCGCCCGCGCTATCGCAGGCCGCCTGGGCATCGACGAGTACCGGGCAGAGCTGCTGCCCGAAAACAAGGTAGAGGCAATCAAGGAGCTGAAGAAACACGGAGTGGTAGCCATGGTGGGCGACGGAATCAACGACGCTCCGGCCATGGCAGCCGCCGACATCGGCATCGCGATGGGCGCCGCCGGCACCGACGTGGCCATCGAGACCGCTGATATCGCCCTCATGTCCGACCGCCTCGACCGGATCGCCTATACGATAGGGCTCAGCCGGAAGACGCTGGGCATCATCATGCAGAACACGGCGTTTTCACTGCTGGTCGTCCTTCTGCTGGTGGCGGGAGTGCTGCTCAAAGTCGTCGTGCTCGCGTCAGGCATGTTCATCCACGAGGCCAGCATCTTCATCGTCATCCTCAACGGCATGCGGCTGATTCGATATGGCGGAGGGCTGAGCTGGCGGACGGATACCCGGAAAGATAAGGAGAAGGGGAAGGGCGGGACGGAGCGGCCAGTACAGCCAGGGCCGGCCTGA
- a CDS encoding GNAT family N-acetyltransferase produces the protein MIIRDATGSDLPRIVEIYNSTVPGRMVTADTEPVTVASRLQWFGEHNPATRPLWVAEIDGEICGWLSFSSFYGRPAYNATVEISVYVAPEHRGKGIGGTLLGKAIDHSPAIGVKTLLGFIFAHNAPSLSLFKKFGFEQWAYLPDVAELDGVPHSLVIVGKKV, from the coding sequence ATGATAATCAGGGATGCCACCGGGAGCGATCTTCCCAGGATAGTCGAGATATACAACTCGACGGTGCCCGGCCGGATGGTGACTGCTGACACGGAGCCGGTTACCGTAGCCAGCCGGCTGCAGTGGTTCGGAGAGCATAATCCGGCCACAAGGCCTCTCTGGGTAGCGGAGATCGACGGAGAGATCTGCGGGTGGCTCAGCTTTTCCTCGTTCTACGGCCGACCCGCTTATAACGCTACGGTAGAGATCAGCGTTTATGTCGCCCCTGAGCACAGGGGAAAGGGCATCGGCGGAACTCTGCTCGGGAAGGCGATCGATCACAGCCCCGCAATCGGTGTAAAAACCCTGCTGGGGTTCATCTTCGCCCACAACGCCCCGAGCCTGAGCCTCTTCAAGAAATTCGGCTTCGAGCAGTGGGCTTACCTCCCGGACGTGGCGGAACTGGACGGCGTTCCCCACAGCCTGGTTATAGTAGGTAAGAAAGTCTGA